From the genome of Candidatus Hydrogenedentota bacterium, one region includes:
- a CDS encoding Gfo/Idh/MocA family oxidoreductase: protein MKTTQTGQAGTSRRQFMRGALAAGAAGWTFARMDAASAARVVGANDRVSLGLIGCGGRGRWVMQNMVHPANANTALVAVCDIWKHRRDTYPAEAEKLYGLKPEVSADARALLDRADVDAVIIATPDHHHCSHTMAAVAAGKHVYVEKPIAPTPADLPELLALVEAVKGSKCVVQHGTQGVSGAGAAAIRDFIREGKLGRLFRIESTESLTVPYWNGYTGPETEAETDWKAFLHNRSDRPFNAHQHAKWMGYLDFTSGTIGGWMSHFINTVHFVTGCGLPKAATAFGARYASSADPLCDAPDQTVAVLEYDGFFTQFNSHFGSALHSESTTFMFEKGLLRAGFGHDLGNPVYSSEGVDDSIPPTKLLDTDPPYPGQAHIENWLGCIRNGGAPNAGMDWGYRQGVAVILADAAYRQGRRVTFDAGKKQLV, encoded by the coding sequence ATGAAGACAACGCAGACCGGACAGGCCGGCACGAGCCGGCGGCAGTTCATGCGGGGCGCCCTGGCCGCGGGCGCGGCGGGCTGGACCTTCGCGCGGATGGACGCGGCGAGCGCGGCGCGGGTCGTCGGCGCGAACGACCGGGTCAGCCTCGGCCTGATCGGCTGCGGGGGCCGGGGCCGGTGGGTGATGCAGAACATGGTCCACCCGGCGAACGCGAACACGGCGCTGGTGGCGGTGTGCGACATCTGGAAGCACCGCCGCGACACCTACCCGGCGGAGGCCGAGAAGCTCTACGGCCTGAAGCCGGAGGTCTCCGCGGACGCCCGCGCGCTGCTGGACCGCGCCGATGTGGACGCGGTCATCATCGCCACGCCGGACCACCACCACTGCTCGCACACGATGGCCGCCGTCGCCGCCGGGAAGCATGTCTACGTCGAGAAGCCCATCGCGCCGACCCCGGCGGACCTCCCCGAGCTGCTGGCGCTGGTGGAGGCCGTGAAGGGGTCCAAGTGCGTCGTGCAGCACGGCACGCAGGGCGTGAGCGGCGCGGGCGCGGCCGCCATCCGCGACTTCATCCGGGAGGGCAAACTTGGCCGCCTCTTCCGCATCGAGTCCACCGAGTCCCTCACGGTCCCCTACTGGAACGGCTACACGGGCCCCGAGACCGAGGCGGAGACGGACTGGAAGGCCTTCCTGCACAACCGGTCCGACCGCCCCTTCAACGCCCACCAGCACGCGAAATGGATGGGCTACCTCGACTTCACCAGCGGCACCATCGGTGGGTGGATGAGCCACTTCATCAACACTGTCCACTTCGTCACGGGCTGCGGCCTGCCGAAGGCGGCCACGGCCTTCGGCGCGCGCTATGCCTCCTCCGCCGACCCGCTCTGCGACGCCCCCGACCAGACCGTGGCGGTGCTCGAGTACGACGGGTTCTTCACGCAGTTCAACAGCCACTTCGGCAGCGCCCTCCACAGCGAGAGCACCACCTTCATGTTCGAGAAGGGCCTCCTCCGCGCGGGCTTCGGCCACGACCTCGGCAACCCCGTCTACTCCAGCGAGGGCGTGGACGACAGCATCCCGCCCACGAAGCTCCTCGACACCGACCCGCCCTACCCCGGACAGGCCCACATCGAAAACTGGCTCGGCTGCATCCGCAACGGCGGCGCGCCCAACGCCGGCATGGACTGGGGCTACCGCCAGGGCGTCGCCGTCATCCTCGCCGACGCCGCCTACCGCCAGGGCAGGCGGGTCACCTTTGACGCGGGGAAGAAACAGCTCGTCTGA
- a CDS encoding Eco29kI family restriction endonuclease encodes MTDGNILPFNPLDKKNLGESVAQALLEQPPVRLPDVQKFRGAGVYAIYYSGKFPAYKPLAEANAGGRPATPIYVGKAVPAGARKGGDLEADPKFALYDRLQDHAKSIEQAENLEVRDFCCRYLVVDDIWIPLGEALLIARFSPLWNKVIDGFGNHDPGKGRHEGLRPRWDVLHPGRPWAARCKDRPETAALIKSEALNFLRNSPPSDGHG; translated from the coding sequence ATGACCGACGGCAATATCCTTCCGTTCAATCCTTTGGACAAGAAGAACCTCGGCGAAAGCGTCGCGCAGGCCCTGCTCGAACAGCCGCCCGTCAGGCTGCCTGATGTTCAGAAGTTCCGGGGCGCGGGCGTTTATGCCATCTACTATTCGGGAAAGTTCCCGGCCTACAAACCTCTGGCTGAGGCAAACGCCGGTGGACGTCCTGCAACGCCGATCTATGTTGGAAAAGCGGTTCCAGCGGGGGCGAGAAAGGGTGGAGACTTGGAGGCGGATCCGAAGTTCGCCCTCTATGACCGCCTGCAAGACCACGCGAAGAGCATAGAACAGGCCGAAAACCTGGAAGTGAGGGATTTCTGTTGCCGCTATCTCGTGGTTGACGATATTTGGATTCCTCTCGGAGAGGCACTGCTGATTGCGCGGTTTTCCCCGCTTTGGAACAAGGTGATAGACGGGTTTGGCAACCATGACCCCGGAAAAGGCCGGCATGAGGGGTTGCGACCCCGCTGGGACGTGCTGCACCCCGGCCGGCCATGGGCCGCCCGGTGCAAAGACCGGCCGGAAACTGCAGCGCTGATCAAGAGTGAGGCTCTGAATTTCCTTCGAAACAGTCCACCGTCAGACGGGCACGGGTGA
- the feoB gene encoding ferrous iron transport protein B, with protein sequence MGPVRRRRRGGGARDGAPAPDGARGAAPLIALAGNPNAGKTSLFNALTGSVQQVSNYPGVTVECKEGTLRAGDRPYTVVDLPGTYSLTAYSQEEAVARDFLLNHPPGVIVNVVDATNLERNLYFTVQLLETRTPVIIALNMVDLAERRGIRVDHTALSKMLGVPVIPTVGSRGTGVEALAEACAGVIEGTHPVMPTQVRYGHVVDEEVDGLAETLGGLLPADARRAALWFAVKLLESDEPVSAEVARLAGPRAAELEAAIAAAVARMERHYDDDAATIVAERRYGVAAGAARQCVHITPQSRRDTTEKIDAVVCNRAAGPVILVGVVAALFFWVFKLSDEWAWIPWPGGWTSPTGVVEGCFEALSGLLDGLRPGWPMLHSLLDAALVKGVGGVLGFVPLIFFMFLFIAALEDSGYIARVAFILDRLLRVFGLQGKSIIALIVSGGLGAGGCAVPGVMATRTLREEKDRIITMLVAPFMNCGAKMPVYAVLIAAFFPDRRMPLMLLLWGLSWVVALCAAWVLRRTVLRGEQTPFVMELPPYHLPVPRGVLLHTAERTWLYIRKAGTVILAINILLWAVMYFPRPPANADGTAPSPSEAVAHSFAGRAGRALEPVTAAAGFDWRVNIALIGGFAAKEVVIGAMATVYAMEEDAEDADASLSARLRGAPGWTPLRAFAMMLFVMLYAPCVTTIAVIRRETGTWKWPLFATVYATTIAFILAAAVFQGGRLLGLG encoded by the coding sequence ATGGGCCCGGTCCGCCGCCGCCGGCGGGGGGGCGGCGCCCGGGACGGGGCGCCCGCGCCGGACGGCGCGCGGGGGGCGGCGCCCCTGATCGCCCTGGCGGGCAACCCCAACGCGGGGAAGACCAGCCTTTTCAACGCCCTGACGGGCTCCGTGCAGCAGGTGAGCAACTACCCCGGCGTCACGGTGGAGTGCAAGGAGGGCACGCTGCGCGCGGGGGACCGCCCCTACACGGTGGTGGACCTGCCGGGCACCTACTCCCTCACCGCCTACTCGCAGGAGGAGGCGGTGGCGCGGGACTTCCTGCTGAACCACCCGCCCGGCGTCATCGTGAACGTGGTGGACGCCACGAACCTTGAGCGCAACCTCTACTTTACGGTGCAGCTCCTGGAGACGCGGACCCCGGTGATTATCGCGCTCAACATGGTGGACCTCGCCGAGAGGCGGGGCATCCGCGTGGACCACACCGCGCTGTCCAAGATGCTGGGGGTGCCCGTCATCCCCACCGTGGGCAGCCGGGGCACGGGGGTGGAGGCCCTGGCCGAAGCCTGCGCCGGGGTGATCGAGGGGACGCATCCGGTCATGCCCACCCAGGTCCGCTACGGCCACGTGGTGGACGAGGAGGTGGACGGTCTCGCCGAAACCCTCGGGGGCCTGCTCCCCGCCGACGCGCGCCGCGCCGCCCTCTGGTTCGCCGTCAAGCTCCTCGAGAGCGACGAGCCGGTCTCCGCCGAGGTTGCGCGCCTCGCCGGACCCCGCGCGGCGGAGCTGGAGGCCGCCATCGCCGCGGCGGTGGCCCGCATGGAGCGGCACTACGACGACGACGCGGCGACCATCGTGGCGGAGCGCCGCTACGGCGTCGCGGCGGGCGCGGCCCGCCAGTGCGTCCACATCACGCCGCAGTCGCGGCGCGACACGACGGAGAAGATAGACGCCGTCGTGTGCAACCGCGCGGCGGGTCCGGTGATCCTGGTGGGGGTGGTGGCCGCCCTGTTCTTCTGGGTGTTCAAGCTGTCCGACGAGTGGGCGTGGATTCCCTGGCCCGGCGGGTGGACCAGCCCGACGGGGGTGGTGGAGGGGTGCTTCGAGGCGCTGTCCGGCCTGCTCGACGGGCTGCGCCCGGGCTGGCCCATGCTGCACTCCCTGCTCGACGCGGCGCTGGTCAAGGGCGTGGGCGGGGTGCTCGGCTTCGTGCCCCTCATTTTCTTCATGTTCCTGTTCATCGCGGCGCTGGAGGACAGCGGCTACATCGCCCGCGTCGCCTTCATCCTCGACCGGCTCCTGCGCGTCTTCGGGCTCCAGGGCAAGTCCATCATCGCGCTCATCGTGTCCGGCGGCCTGGGCGCGGGGGGCTGCGCCGTGCCCGGCGTGATGGCCACCCGCACCCTGCGCGAGGAGAAGGACCGCATCATCACCATGCTCGTCGCGCCGTTCATGAACTGCGGCGCGAAGATGCCCGTGTACGCCGTGCTCATCGCCGCCTTCTTCCCCGACCGGCGCATGCCGCTCATGCTGCTGCTGTGGGGGCTGTCGTGGGTCGTGGCGCTGTGCGCCGCGTGGGTGCTGCGCCGCACCGTCCTGCGCGGCGAGCAGACCCCCTTCGTCATGGAGCTGCCCCCCTACCACCTGCCCGTGCCCCGCGGCGTGCTCCTGCACACCGCCGAGCGCACCTGGCTCTACATCCGCAAGGCCGGCACCGTCATCCTCGCCATCAACATCCTGCTCTGGGCCGTCATGTACTTCCCCCGGCCCCCGGCCAACGCCGACGGGACGGCCCCCTCGCCCTCCGAGGCCGTCGCCCACAGCTTCGCCGGCCGCGCGGGCCGCGCGCTCGAGCCCGTCACCGCCGCCGCCGGCTTCGACTGGCGCGTGAACATCGCCCTCATCGGCGGCTTCGCGGCCAAGGAGGTGGTCATCGGCGCCATGGCCACCGTCTACGCCATGGAGGAGGACGCGGAGGACGCGGACGCCTCCCTGTCCGCGCGCCTGCGCGGGGCGCCCGGCTGGACCCCCCTGCGCGCCTTCGCCATGATGCTCTTTGTCATGCTCTACGCCCCCTGCGTCACCACCATCGCCGTCATCCGCCGAGAGACCGGCACCTGGAAATGGCCCCTCTTCGCCACCGTTTACGCCACCACCATCGCCTTTATCCTCGCCGCCGCCGTCTTCCAGGGCGGCCGTCTGCTGGGGCTCGGGTGA
- a CDS encoding PDZ domain-containing protein, giving the protein MPRRRVTTRRARLLPLAAAFLLLAGCVQSRIPVFGIRLPFPAGMSRLDMLRYEGDFQDLSWTESFDALHAKLSREYPFTEWKEIPWDALYDRFSLRVADAQARDDARAYYLALREYVHSVPDSYVDISMEEAYRQEAVGGGFGFSVAPLADDRLIVYRLAKNGPAAAAGICWGAEILEWNGVPVREALGRAPVEWASAPAPTYVGRLLDRCMLLTRGPVGSEARVVFQRPGEKRRITATLTAQNDQYLGMGDIVDYSHPYGEMESPFEAKILDGGVGLLRIHFQSATMTAPFPERAYKKAVERFAREGVRGVILDLRGNTGGDLKLARTFAAPFLKESRSLGCMVCYDHKKGGFALKDGECAEFAPELPGLDVPVVVLVHRTTKDTGQLIALALQGLPNVTVMGFLGTDGALARVGGEIRMPRGHVIHYPIGRLVDASGRVVVSTDARDNGGILPDIVPPLGPAELDAHFNQGRDPLLEMAVQRLAAGG; this is encoded by the coding sequence ATGCCGCGCCGCAGGGTCACAACGCGCCGCGCCCGCCTGCTCCCCCTGGCGGCGGCCTTTCTGCTTCTGGCGGGATGCGTTCAAAGCCGCATCCCGGTGTTCGGCATCCGCCTGCCCTTTCCCGCCGGCATGAGCCGTCTGGACATGCTGCGCTACGAGGGGGACTTCCAGGACCTGTCCTGGACGGAGTCCTTCGACGCGCTCCATGCCAAGCTCTCCCGCGAGTACCCCTTCACGGAGTGGAAGGAGATTCCCTGGGACGCGCTCTACGACCGCTTCTCCCTGCGCGTGGCCGACGCCCAGGCCCGCGACGACGCCCGCGCCTATTACCTCGCCCTGCGCGAGTATGTCCATTCGGTTCCGGACAGCTATGTGGACATCAGCATGGAGGAGGCCTACCGCCAGGAGGCCGTCGGCGGCGGCTTCGGATTCTCCGTCGCCCCCCTGGCCGACGACCGCCTCATCGTCTACCGTCTGGCCAAGAACGGCCCGGCGGCGGCGGCGGGCATCTGCTGGGGCGCCGAGATTCTGGAATGGAACGGCGTGCCGGTGCGCGAGGCCCTGGGGCGGGCCCCGGTGGAGTGGGCGTCCGCGCCCGCGCCGACCTATGTGGGGCGCCTGCTGGACCGGTGCATGCTGCTGACCCGCGGCCCCGTGGGCAGCGAGGCCCGGGTGGTCTTCCAGCGGCCCGGCGAGAAGCGCCGCATCACCGCCACGCTCACCGCGCAAAACGACCAGTACCTGGGCATGGGCGACATTGTGGACTACAGCCATCCCTATGGCGAGATGGAGTCCCCCTTTGAGGCCAAAATCCTCGACGGCGGCGTGGGCCTCCTGCGCATCCATTTCCAGTCCGCCACCATGACGGCGCCCTTCCCGGAGCGGGCCTACAAGAAGGCCGTCGAACGCTTCGCCCGCGAGGGCGTGCGCGGCGTCATCCTTGACCTGCGCGGCAACACGGGCGGCGACCTCAAACTCGCCCGCACCTTCGCGGCCCCCTTCCTCAAGGAATCGCGAAGCCTCGGGTGCATGGTCTGCTACGACCACAAGAAGGGCGGCTTCGCCCTCAAAGACGGCGAATGCGCGGAGTTCGCCCCCGAACTGCCCGGTCTCGACGTTCCCGTCGTCGTCCTTGTGCACCGCACCACCAAGGACACCGGCCAGCTCATCGCCCTCGCCCTCCAGGGGCTTCCCAACGTCACCGTCATGGGGTTCCTGGGCACCGACGGCGCCCTCGCCAGGGTCGGCGGCGAGATCCGCATGCCCCGGGGCCACGTGATCCACTACCCCATCGGGCGGCTGGTGGACGCGTCGGGGCGCGTCGTGGTCTCCACGGACGCGCGGGACAACGGCGGCATCCTGCCGGACATCGTGCCGCCTCTCGGTCCGGCGGAGCTCGACGCGCACTTCAACCAGGGGCGCGACCCCCTGCTGGAGATGGCGGTCCAGCGCCTCGCGGCGGGGGGGTGA
- a CDS encoding FeoB-associated Cys-rich membrane protein has protein sequence MTLETAVVGAILLAAAAVTVLFLRRSLRARENPCGTCAGCPHVDAGGCPVPPEACGISRPDGGKTPPGGAAHA, from the coding sequence GTGACCCTGGAAACCGCGGTGGTGGGGGCCATTCTGCTGGCCGCCGCCGCCGTCACAGTTCTTTTCCTCCGCCGCTCCCTGCGGGCGCGGGAGAACCCCTGCGGCACCTGCGCGGGATGCCCCCATGTGGATGCGGGCGGATGCCCCGTGCCGCCGGAGGCCTGCGGCATCTCGCGGCCGGACGGCGGCAAGACCCCGCCGGGGGGCGCGGCCCATGCATGA
- a CDS encoding DNA (cytosine-5-)-methyltransferase, whose amino-acid sequence MKSVELFAGAGGLAMGVALAGFESQAVVEWDRWACDTIRKNQDRGHPLVRDWPLWEGDVRAYDWSSLPSEIDLVAGGPPCQPFSMAGKHRAYGDARDMFPATVEVIRTLRPKAFLIENVKGLTRSSFANYYQYILLRLEFPEVTRRTDESWTEHLKRLQREKTSGRLHAEGLTYNVVPTLVNAADYGVPQKRDRVFIVGFRSDLGVQWSFPRPTHSLEALLHSQWVTGEYWEQHRVAGNSRPQVPAAFAGRARRLDQCLVPPEQRPWRTVRDALSDLPAPRQGESNGLFLNHDFQGGARAYPGHTGSPLDLPAKALKAGDHGVPGGENMMVFGNGECRYFTVRESARVQTFPDGYLLAGSWTEAMRQLGNAVPVALARRVAASVAEKIAEAGIREALRSKGRVVA is encoded by the coding sequence ATGAAATCGGTAGAACTTTTCGCGGGCGCGGGCGGACTCGCCATGGGGGTCGCCCTTGCAGGCTTTGAGTCTCAGGCCGTTGTCGAGTGGGACAGGTGGGCCTGCGACACCATCCGGAAGAATCAGGATCGCGGCCATCCCCTTGTGCGGGACTGGCCCTTGTGGGAGGGGGACGTCCGCGCGTATGACTGGTCGTCGCTTCCCAGCGAAATAGACCTGGTTGCCGGAGGCCCGCCCTGCCAGCCCTTCTCCATGGCCGGAAAACACCGGGCCTACGGGGACGCGCGCGACATGTTTCCCGCCACCGTGGAGGTGATTCGCACCCTGCGCCCGAAGGCGTTTCTCATCGAAAACGTGAAGGGCCTGACCCGTTCCAGCTTTGCCAATTATTACCAGTACATTCTCCTGCGGCTGGAGTTCCCCGAGGTGACGCGCAGGACGGATGAATCGTGGACGGAACACCTAAAGCGCCTGCAACGCGAGAAAACGTCCGGTAGGCTGCACGCGGAAGGGCTGACGTACAACGTTGTCCCCACCCTGGTGAACGCCGCCGATTACGGTGTTCCGCAGAAGAGGGACCGGGTCTTCATTGTTGGTTTCCGGTCCGACCTGGGCGTTCAGTGGTCCTTTCCCCGCCCGACCCACAGCCTGGAGGCGCTTCTGCACAGCCAATGGGTGACCGGCGAGTATTGGGAACAGCACCGCGTGGCCGGGAACAGCCGCCCTCAAGTGCCCGCCGCATTCGCCGGCCGGGCCCGAAGGCTGGACCAGTGCCTGGTCCCTCCGGAACAACGCCCCTGGCGAACGGTTCGCGATGCGCTGTCCGACCTTCCTGCTCCGCGCCAAGGCGAGAGCAACGGCCTTTTCCTTAACCACGACTTCCAGGGGGGCGCGCGGGCCTATCCCGGCCACACAGGCAGTCCCCTTGATTTGCCCGCAAAGGCCCTGAAGGCCGGGGACCATGGCGTTCCCGGCGGGGAAAACATGATGGTGTTCGGCAACGGGGAATGCCGGTATTTCACTGTCCGCGAGTCTGCGCGTGTCCAGACTTTTCCGGATGGATACCTGCTCGCCGGTTCCTGGACAGAAGCCATGCGCCAGCTTGGAAACGCCGTTCCCGTCGCCCTGGCAAGAAGAGTCGCCGCGTCCGTGGCGGAGAAGATCGCCGAGGCCGGCATACGGGAGGCGCTGCGTTCGAAAGGAAGGGTTGTGGCATGA
- a CDS encoding ferrous iron transport protein A → MTAALKRLSGMLDGERGHIVRIGRTGPRGIRQRLLDMGITRGAEVLVVRRAPMGDPIEVVVKNYHLALREQEAALIEVEPVVP, encoded by the coding sequence ATGACGGCGGCGCTGAAGAGGCTTTCGGGCATGCTGGACGGCGAGCGCGGGCATATTGTCCGCATCGGCCGGACGGGCCCGCGCGGCATCCGGCAGCGGCTGCTCGACATGGGCATCACCCGCGGGGCGGAGGTGCTGGTGGTGCGCCGCGCGCCCATGGGCGACCCCATCGAGGTGGTGGTGAAGAACTACCATCTGGCCCTGCGCGAGCAGGAGGCCGCCCTGATCGAGGTGGAGCCCGTGGTTCCGTGA
- a CDS encoding DedA family protein yields MKIIRRLYDWVLHWADTPYGMTALVLIAFAESSFFPIPPDVLLIALCLGRREKWARFATACSVASVAGGIAGYAIGWGVWQAVDQFFFAYVPGFSEPVFERVSQLYDKYNFWVVFAAAFTPIPFKVFTIAAGVFGINLPMFVIAAAVGRSARFFLVAGMLRLFGKPIEKFIDRWFNILSILFFVCLIGGFVLLKFFLEH; encoded by the coding sequence ATGAAGATCATCCGCCGCCTGTACGACTGGGTGCTGCACTGGGCCGACACCCCCTATGGCATGACCGCCCTGGTGCTGATCGCCTTCGCCGAGTCGAGCTTTTTCCCCATCCCGCCCGACGTGCTGCTGATCGCGCTGTGCCTGGGCCGCCGCGAGAAATGGGCGCGGTTCGCGACCGCCTGCTCTGTGGCGTCGGTGGCGGGGGGCATCGCGGGCTACGCCATCGGCTGGGGCGTGTGGCAGGCGGTGGACCAGTTCTTCTTCGCCTATGTGCCGGGCTTCTCGGAGCCGGTCTTCGAGCGCGTGTCCCAGCTCTACGACAAATACAACTTCTGGGTGGTCTTCGCCGCCGCCTTCACACCGATCCCCTTCAAAGTGTTCACCATCGCGGCCGGGGTTTTCGGCATCAACCTCCCCATGTTCGTCATTGCCGCCGCCGTCGGCCGCTCCGCCCGCTTCTTCCTCGTCGCGGGCATGCTCCGCCTCTTCGGCAAGCCCATCGAGAAGTTCATTGACCGCTGGTTCAACATTCTCAGCATCCTCTTCTTCGTGTGCCTCATCGGAGGCTTCGTCCTCCTGAAGTTCTTCCTGGAGCACTGA